A genomic region of Raphanus sativus cultivar WK10039 chromosome 6, ASM80110v3, whole genome shotgun sequence contains the following coding sequences:
- the LOC108809308 gene encoding uncharacterized protein LOC108809308: MKHLPLILPVISLLLLVHGDDDVASSSAVGDPGMKRDGLRVAFEAWNFCNEVGLEAPHMGSPRAADCFDVSTSGYSLEHKVSDSDNNLGIGKSKPGIISEAALHNPDLYIVEKELYLGSLCQVPDKPNPWSFWMVMLKNGNYDTKSGLCPQNGRKIPPFDQPGKFPCFGTGCMNQPVLNHGKTQLLSDGHTMKGWFNGTYDLAADGVSYYEVVWEKRVGVGVGGWVFKHKLKTSSKYPWLMLYLRADATKGFSGGYHYDTRGMLKTLPESPNFKVRLTVDIKQGGGSKSQFYLLDIGSCWKNNGQPCDGDVTTDVTRYSEMIINPETELWCNPETLHNCPPYHTFRNGTRVHRTDSKWFPYEAYHVYCAPGNAEHLELPVGTCDAFSNPQGQEILQLLPHPVWGEYGYPTRRGDGWVGDPRTWELDVGALSSRLYFYQDPGTTPARRIWTSVDVGTEIYKDEGAVAEWHLSDFNVLIT, from the exons aTGAAGCACTTGCCTCTGATCCTCCCCGTGATAAGCTTGCTTCTCCTTGTTCATGGAGACGATGACGTGGCTTCTTCCTCAGCCGTTGGAGATCCAGGGATGAAGAGAGACGGACTCAGAGTGGCGTTTGAAGCTTGGAACTTCTGCAATGAGGTTGGTCTCGAAGCTCCTCACATGGGTAGTCCTCGAGCCGCTGATTGCTTCGATGTCTCTACAA GCGGTTATTCCTTGGAGCACAAGGTATCAGACTCAGATAACAACCTAGGTATCGGTAAAAGCAAACCAGGAATCATATCAGAAGCAGCATTGCACAACCCTGACCTTTACATCGTCGAAAAAGAGCTCTACCTAGGCTCTCTCTGTCAAGTCCCAGACAAACCAAACCCATGGAGTTTCTGGATGGTCATGCTCAAAAACGGAAACTACGACACAAAGTCCGGTCTCTGCCCTCAAAACGGGAGAAAGATCCCACCTTTCGATCAACCAGGAAAGTTCCCCTGTTTCGGAACCGGCTGCATGAACCAACCGGTGCTGAACCACGGGAAGACTCAGCTTCTGAGTGATGGTCATACCATGAAGGGATGGTTCAATGGAACGTACGATCTTGCCGCTGATGGGGTGAGTTACTACGAGGTTGTGTGGGAGAAGAGAGTTGGTGTTGGTGTTGGTGGTTGGGTGTTTAAACATAAGCTTAAGACATCATCGAAGTATCCATGGCTTATGCTTTACCTTAGAGCTGATGCAACTAAAGGCTTCTCTGGTGGTTACCATTATGACACTAGAGGAATGCTCAAAACA CTTCCGGAGTCTCCAAACTTCAAGGTGAGACTAACAGTAGACATCAAGCAAGGAGGAGGATCCAAGAGTCAGTTCTACCTTCTCGACATCGGAAGCTGCTGGAAAAACAACGGCCAGCCTTGCGACGGTGACGTGACCACGGACGTCACTCGTTACTCGGAGATGATCATAAACCCTGAAACAGAGCTTTGGTGCAACCCCGAGACTCTGCACAACTGTCCACCGTACCACACGTTTCGAAACGGCACCAGAGTCCACCGTACGGACAGTAAGTGGTTCCCTTACGAGGCTTACCATGTTTACTGTGCGCCGGGAAACGCCGAGCATCTCGAGCTCCCGGTGGGGACTTGCGATGCTTTTAGCAACCCACAGGGGCAAGAGATTCTTCAGCTTTTGCCTCACCCGGTTTGGGGTGAATATGGATATCCGACAAGGAGGGGAGATGGTTGGGTGGGTGACCCGAGAACATGGGAGCTTGATGTTGGTGCTTTGTCTAGTAGGCTTTACTTCTACCAG GATCCCGGTACGACTCCGGCTAGGAGGATATGGACGTCGGTGGATGTTGGTACAGAGATTTATAAAGATGAAGGAGCAGTTGCAGAATGGCATCTTTCTGATTTCAATGTTCTTATTACTTGA
- the LOC108813785 gene encoding ABC transporter B family member 4 produces MASESGLNGDSNIVEEVSETKRSRNEDKEVKKTEKKEDHEETKTVPFYKLFAFADSFDFLLMILGTLGSIGNGLGFPIMTILFGDLVDAFGENQTDSNVADKVSKVSLKFVWLGIGTFAAAFLQLSGWMISGERQAARIRSMYLKTILRQDIAFFDVDTNTGEVVGRMSGDTVLIQDAMGEKVGKAIQLLATFVGGFVIAFIRGWLLTLVMLSSIPLLVMAGAGLAIVIARTASRGQTAYAKAAVVVEQTIGSIRTVASFTGEKQAISNYNKHLVTAYKAGVMEGGSTGLGLGTLFLVVFCSYALAVWYGGKLILDKGYTGGQVLNIIISVLTGSMSLGQASPCLTAFAAGQAAAYKMFETIERRPDIDSYSTDGKVLDDIKGDIELKDVYFTYPARPDEQIFRGFSLFISSGTTVALVGQSGSGKSTVVSLIERFYDPQAGEVLIDGVNLKEFQLKWIRSKIGLVSQEPVLFTSSIKDNIAYGKEDATIDEIKAAAELANVSKFVDKLPQGLDTMVGEHGTQLSGGQKQRIAVARAILKDPRILLLDEATSALDAESERVVQEALDRIMVNRTTVVVAHRLSTVRNADTIAVIHQGKIVEKGSHTELLKDPEGAYSQLIRLQEEKKHEENPADEHKMSSLESFKQSSFRKSSLGRSLSKGGSSRGNSSRHSFNMFGFPSGIEGSDVAQDQEEVDTTVPKTKPKKVSIRRIAALNKPEIPVLILGTISAAANGVILPIFGILIASVIKAFFKPPKELKEDTSFWAIIFMVLGFASVIAYPAQTFFFAIAGCKLVQRIRSMCFEKVVHMEVGWFDEAEHSSGTIGARLSADAAAIRGLVGDALAQMVQNLSSILAGLIIAFLACWQLAFVVLAMLPLIALNGFLYMKFMKGFSADAKKMYGEASQVANDAVGSIRTVASFCAEDKVMNMYTKKCEGPMKTGIRQGIVSGIGFGVSFFVLFASYATSFYVGAKLVDDGKTTFDSVFRVFFALTMAAIAISQSSSLSPDSSKADIAAASIFGIIDRESKIDPSVESGRVLDTVKGDIELRHVSFKYPSRPDVQIFQDLCLSIRAGKTVALVGESGSGKSTVIALLQRFYDPDSGEITLDGVEIKTLRLKWLRQQTGLVSQEPILFNETIRANIAYGKGGDASESEIVSAAELSNAHGFISGLQQGYDTMVGERGIQLSGGQKQRVAIARAIVKDPKVLLLDEATSALDAESERVVQDALDRVMVNRTTIVVAHRLSTIKNADVIAVVKNGVIVEKGKHESLINIKDGVYASLVQLHLSAAS; encoded by the exons ATGGCTTCAGAGAGCGGCTTAAACGGAGATTCGAATATAGTAGAAGAGGTTTCTGAGACCAAAAGAAGCAGAAATGAAGACAAAGAAGtgaagaaaacagagaagaaagaagatcaTGAGGAAACAAAAACGGTGCCGTTTTACAAGCTATTTGCTTTTGCAGATTCTTTTGACTTCCTATTGATGATCCTGGGGACGCTTGGATCTATTGGAAACGGTCTCGGCTTCCCTATTATGACTATACTGTTCGGAGATCTAGTAGATGCTTTTGGAGAGAACCAGACTGACTCAAATGTTGCCGACAAAGTCTCCAAA GTATCTTTGAAGTTTGTCTGGCTTGGAATCGGTACTTTTGCGGCTGCTTTTCTCC AGTTGTCTGGTTGGATGATCTCTGGAGAAAGACAAGCAGCGAGAATAAGAAGCATGTATCTAAAGACAATATTAAGACAAGATATAGCTTTCTTCGACGTTGATACAAATACAGGTGAAGTCGTTGGAAGAATGTCTGGTGACACTGTACTAATCCAAGATGCCATGGGAGAGAAG GTGGGGAAAGCTATACAACTTCTAGCAACATTTGTTGGAGGCTTTGTGATAGCTTTCATAAGAGGATGGCTTCTAACTTTGGTCATGTTATCTTCAATACCTCTTCTTGTAATGGCTGGTGCGGGTCTGGCTATCGTCATCGCTAGAACAGCTTCTCGTGGACAAACCGCTTATGCTAAAGCTGCTGTTGTAGTTGAGCAAACAATCGGTTCCATAAGAACG GTTGCTTCGTTTACGGGAGAGAAACAAGCTATAAGCAATTACAATAAACATCTTGTCACTGCTTACAAAGCAGGAGTCATGGAAGGTGGTTCAACTGGATTAGGACTTGGAACACTCTTTCTTGTAGTGTTTTGTAGCTACGCTTTAGCGGTTTGGTATGGAGGAAAGTTGATTCTTGATAAAGGGTACACAGGAGGACAAGTTCTCAACATCATCATCTCTGTTTTAACTGGATCCAT gTCGTTAGGTCAAGCATCTCCTTGTTTAACCGCGTTTGCAGCTGGACAAGCTGCTGCTTACAAGATGTTTGAGACAATAGAGAGAAGACCTGACATTGACTCTTATAGTACAGATGGTAAAGTGTTGGATGACATCAAAGGAGACATTGAGCTTAAAGATGTCTACTTCACTTACCCTGCAAGACCAGACGAGCAGATTTTCCGCGGGTTTTCGCTGTTTATCTCGAGTGGAACAACCGTGGCTTTAGTTGGGCAGAGTGGGAGTGGGAAGTCTACTGTTGTGAGTCTAATAGAGAGGTTTTACGATCCGCAAGCCGGTGAAGTTCTCATAGATGGTGTTAACCTAAAAGAGTTTCAGCTCAAATGGATCAGAAGCAAGATAGGGCTTGTGAGTCAAGAACCGGTTCTGTTCACTTCAAGCATCAAGGACAACATCGCTTACGGTAAAGAAGACGCTACAATAGACGAGATCAAAGCGGCTGCAGAGCTTGCAAACGTTTCCAAGTTTGTTGATAAGCTCCCTCAGGGTTTGGATACAATGGTTGGAGAGCACGGCACTCAGCTTTCAGGAGGGCAGAAACAGAGGATCGCTGTGGCAAGAGCCATTCTAAAAGATCCGAGAATCTTGCTTTTGGACGAAGCAACAAGCGCGCTTGATGCAGAGTCAGAGAGAGTGGTTCAAGAAGCGCTCGATAGGATCATGGTTAACCGGACTACAGTTGTGGTTGCTCACCGGTTAAGCACGGTGAGAAACGCTGATACGATAGCTGTGATTCACCAAGGAAAGATTGTGGAGAAAGGCTCTCACACTGAGCTACTAAAGGACCCGGAAGGAGCTTACTCTCAGCTCATACGTCTtcaagaagagaagaaacacGAAGAGAATCCAGCAGATGAGCATAAGATGTCATCATTAGAATCATTTAAGCAATCTAGTTTCAGAAAATCGTCTCTAGGAAGGTCACTAAGCAAAGGAGGATCATCTAGAGGAAACAGCAGCAGACATTCTTTCAACATGTTTGGTTTCCCATCAGGGATCGAAGGAAGCGACGTCGCTCAAGATCAAGAAGAGGTTGATACTACAGTGCCCAAGACCAAACCAAAGAAAGTATCTATCCGTAGAATCGCTGCTCTAAACAAACCGGAGATTCCTGTTCTCATACTAGGAACCATATCAGCAGCAGCAAACGGTGTTATACTTCCTATATTCGGTATACTAATAGCAAGCGTGATCAAAGCGTTTTTCAAACCGCCTAAGGAGCTAAAAGAGGACACGAGCTTCTGGGCCATTATATTCATGGTTCTTGGTTTTGCTTCAGTCATTGCCTACCCGGCTCAAACCTTCTTCTTCGCTATAGCTGGATGTAAGTTGGTGCAGAGGATAAGAAGCATGTGTTTTGAGAAAGTGGTTCACATGGAAGTTGGATGGTTTGATGAGGCAGAGCATTCTAGTGGAACCATTGGTGCAAGGCTATCGGCTGATGCGGCTGCTATACGTGGTCTAGTGGGAGATGCTTTGGCTCAGATGGTTCAGAATCTTTCTTCAATATTGGCTGGTTTGATCATTGCCTTCTTGGCTTGTTGGCAGCTAGCTTTCGTTGTTCTTGCCATGCTTCCTCTTATTGCACTTAATGGGTTTCTTTACATGAAGTTCATGAAAGGTTTCAGCGCAGATGCAAAG AAAATGTATGGGGAAGCGAGTCAGGTGGCGAATGATGCTGTTGGAAGCATAAGAACAGTTGCTTCATTCTGTGCAGAAGACAAAGTGATGAACATGTACACAAAGAAGTGTGAAGGACCTATGAAGACAGGGATACGTCAAGGCATTGTCAGTGGAATAGGCTTCGGTGTATCTTTCTTTGTACTCTTCGCTTCTTACGCGACCAGCTTCTATGTGGGGGCAAAACTTGTCGATGACGGCAAGACAACCTTCGACTCTGTTTTCAGG GTTTTCTTTGCTTTGACGATGGCGGCTATTGCGATATCTCAATCAAGTTCGTTATCTCCTGATTCAAGCAAAGCTGACATAGCTGCTGCTTCGATTTTCGGGATTATCGACAGAGAATCAAAGATTGATCCAAGTGTAGAGTCTGGAAGAGTGTTGGATACTGTTAAAGGAGACATTGAGCTTCGTCATGTTAGTTTCAAATACCCATCAAGGCCTGATGTTCAAATCTTCCAAGATCTTTGTCTAAGTATCCGAGCTGGAAAG acCGTTGCTTTGGTTGGAGAAAGCGGGAGCGGGAAGTCAACGGTGATCGCTTTGCTTCAGAGGTTTTATGATCCAGACTCGGGTGAGATCACTCTCGACGGTGTAGAGATCAAGACCCTGCGACTAAAATGGCTTAGACAACAAACAGGACTCGTGAGCCAAGAACCGATCTTGTTTAACGAAACGATCAGAGCCAACATTGCTTATGGAAAAGGCGGAGACGCGAGTGAATCAGAAATAGTATCTGCAGCTGAACTATCAAACGCCCATGGTTTTATCAGTGGTCTACAACAG GGTTACGATACAATGGTGGGAGAAAGAGGAATACAGTTATCAGGCGGGCAGAAACAACGAGTGGCTATAGCTAGAGCCATCGTCAAGGATCCTAAGGTATTGCTACTTGACGAAGCTACTAGTGCTCTCGACGCTGAGTCTGAACGTGTGGTTCAAGATGCTCTTGACCGGGTTATGGTAAACCGAACTACAATTGTGGTGGCTCACCGGTTATCGACAATTAAGAACGCTGATGTAATTGCAGTCGTTAAAAACGGAGTTATTGTAGAGAAAGGGAAGCACGAGAGTTTGATCAATATCAAAGACGGAGTTTATGCTTCGTTAGTGCAGCTTCATCTCAGTGCCGCTTCTTAA